In a genomic window of uncultured Sphaerochaeta sp.:
- a CDS encoding PD-(D/E)XK motif protein, with the protein MKVRFDSEALFDKLSSWWNSKKVENFQDLHRYGSFGLMCKWDWYVGFDDKNCRDVVLRLSKRFNLISKNYSSRNIKCYEDIGHDGYTRVHFTLLEENQTPSFLVLCQDLISTSETANTEDELLPVVLDRLILWKAMLDSSSQSIEAYQGLFGELLIIRNLISQGRSPDDVISSWTGPDGDEQDFVFNDCWYEIKTIKHSAMTVSISSAGQLDRMEPKGFLQIIKVKKCDIPNENSLSVKSLVSMIKNEDLSNFPLVKSNFENKLVTFRYAVMAADDKYWFDVMDIDSYLVTDDFPKIHRSIHLPQMKSITYTLIVAALESWRI; encoded by the coding sequence ATGAAAGTGAGGTTTGATTCGGAAGCATTGTTTGACAAATTGTCATCCTGGTGGAACTCAAAGAAAGTTGAGAATTTTCAAGATCTGCACAGATATGGTTCTTTTGGACTCATGTGCAAATGGGATTGGTATGTCGGTTTCGATGATAAGAACTGCAGGGATGTAGTACTTCGCCTTTCCAAAAGGTTCAATTTGATATCAAAAAATTACTCTTCGCGAAACATAAAATGTTATGAGGATATTGGGCATGATGGATATACTCGAGTTCATTTTACTCTTTTAGAAGAAAACCAAACACCTTCATTCCTTGTTCTGTGCCAAGATCTTATTTCAACATCCGAAACTGCAAATACTGAAGATGAGTTGCTTCCTGTAGTACTCGACCGACTCATACTTTGGAAGGCTATGCTAGATTCTTCCAGCCAGTCCATAGAAGCCTATCAGGGCTTGTTTGGTGAGCTTTTAATAATTAGAAATCTGATTTCACAAGGCCGATCTCCTGATGATGTCATATCATCCTGGACTGGGCCGGACGGAGATGAGCAAGATTTTGTCTTCAACGATTGCTGGTATGAAATTAAGACAATAAAGCATTCTGCAATGACCGTATCAATTTCGTCCGCTGGCCAGTTAGATCGCATGGAACCAAAAGGATTCCTACAAATTATAAAGGTTAAGAAATGCGATATTCCTAATGAAAATTCTCTTTCGGTGAAGTCTTTGGTAAGTATGATAAAAAATGAGGATCTTTCAAACTTCCCACTGGTAAAATCCAATTTTGAAAACAAGCTCGTGACATTTCGATATGCAGTTATGGCGGCAGATGACAAATATTGGTTTGACGTGATGGATATCGATAGCTATCTGGTGACAGATGATTTTCCAAAAATTCATCGAAGTATTCATCTTCCACAGATGAAATCAATAACCTATACATTGATTGTTGCAGCTCTCGAGAGCTGGCGTATTTGA
- a CDS encoding Z1 domain-containing protein gives MDDMTLRDMKTTALLFCKRKQPKNKQELLNATDIFFGSVRYSFGFPKETELEREFIERELFDEILFDMAPSVALIDRTEDFDEEWLAKSNFQFLRSDRYFEYLKRIKHWSEETINELNRTSLEVTTLLGNPRIEGKWSIPRKGLLIGEVQAGKTANYTAVINRAADIGYQVIVVLAGGTEKLRIQTQFRLDQEFVGYTKAKLKTTFISVENIPTSDPIQRPLSLTSALKDFNSSAFQTMTVGYTQNSIALFVIKKNKTVLELLAKSFEESMQKVDGLINMSLLIVDDEADYASVNTHSKEENPTAINAGINKLLSIFARPSYLAVTATPYANIFINADNKKDLFPSDYIFLISPPVTYYGADRMFGSRCGEHPEVIVPIKNSEMRNTYCFGHKNLNAKSKKKDFVNFAIKEFDDLPTSMIKAIRYFLVAQNAMDFLPGVNKHRTMMINVTRFIKRQQELYDVVQEWLENELKPAISMYAGSPNYATNALSGEFHELFRIWKEYDIEHKVMLSWNEFSSHLLETIPKVHTVVVNTKRGDESLDYDAYSDGDRVIAIGGFCLSRGLTLEGLLVSYIYRNSLAYDTLLQMGRWFGYRNSYIEIFKVWMAEDSIDWYTFITEATQDLERQIIEMHKDKNRKPSDFGLAVMQMPDTKLIITALSKMQNTLVAKNPPEAVSISGEFFSTARLPKDPIKNERNTLLIKNFIRGLNAPVNNASAFNASHNCLWQGIKKEAVVSLLRKFSAGIVNQGFKLSELASYIANDYEEAFWDVAVVSLKKDENGAIDVKTSGDISTVNLSYRSGVENGEYIFVNGHHVTVISSGDFKIGLSSTQIRDVKKDMNGYLSNSDNKAYLVSERKPILLLYPLNIGRHPAKNFNSNELFMEGKPIWALTVGFPKIKWAESIQEKKFEYRLNTVAQAQLHVEDESEV, from the coding sequence ATGGACGACATGACGCTACGAGATATGAAGACCACTGCATTGTTGTTTTGCAAAAGGAAACAACCAAAGAATAAACAAGAATTGCTCAATGCCACTGATATTTTTTTTGGTTCTGTACGGTACAGTTTCGGTTTTCCAAAGGAAACTGAACTTGAAAGAGAATTTATAGAACGTGAATTGTTTGATGAAATTCTTTTCGATATGGCCCCTTCTGTAGCTCTTATTGATAGGACTGAAGATTTTGATGAAGAATGGCTTGCAAAATCAAATTTTCAATTTCTTCGTTCTGATAGATATTTTGAATATCTGAAAAGAATCAAACATTGGTCAGAAGAAACTATCAATGAACTAAATAGGACAAGTTTAGAAGTAACTACATTGCTGGGGAATCCTCGTATTGAAGGGAAATGGTCTATTCCCAGAAAAGGACTTCTTATTGGTGAAGTACAAGCAGGAAAAACTGCAAACTATACTGCGGTAATTAATCGTGCAGCAGATATTGGTTACCAAGTCATTGTTGTACTCGCCGGCGGTACAGAAAAACTCCGTATTCAAACACAGTTTCGGCTTGATCAGGAATTCGTTGGATATACAAAAGCAAAACTAAAAACTACGTTTATTAGTGTTGAAAATATTCCAACTTCAGACCCAATACAAAGGCCACTGTCCTTAACTTCTGCTTTGAAGGACTTTAATAGTAGTGCATTCCAAACTATGACTGTTGGATACACACAAAATTCAATTGCGTTATTCGTTATTAAGAAGAACAAAACAGTGCTAGAACTTTTAGCAAAAAGCTTTGAGGAATCAATGCAGAAGGTCGATGGATTAATAAACATGTCATTATTAATTGTTGATGATGAAGCTGATTATGCGTCTGTAAATACTCATTCGAAAGAGGAAAACCCAACAGCAATTAATGCTGGAATAAATAAGTTGCTAAGCATTTTTGCTCGACCTTCATATTTAGCTGTTACAGCTACGCCCTATGCCAATATTTTTATTAATGCTGACAATAAGAAAGATTTGTTTCCATCAGATTATATTTTCCTGATCTCTCCTCCTGTTACCTATTACGGAGCAGATCGAATGTTTGGAAGCAGGTGTGGTGAACATCCAGAAGTTATTGTTCCCATTAAGAATTCTGAAATGAGGAATACCTATTGTTTTGGGCATAAGAATCTGAATGCGAAATCAAAGAAAAAGGATTTTGTGAATTTTGCCATTAAAGAATTTGATGATTTGCCAACCTCCATGATCAAAGCTATAAGATATTTTCTCGTTGCCCAGAATGCTATGGATTTTCTTCCTGGCGTTAACAAGCATCGAACAATGATGATAAACGTTACTCGCTTTATTAAGCGGCAACAAGAACTCTATGACGTTGTACAAGAATGGCTGGAAAATGAATTAAAACCAGCCATCTCGATGTATGCAGGTTCTCCAAACTATGCCACCAATGCTTTGAGTGGGGAATTCCATGAGTTATTCAGAATATGGAAAGAATACGATATCGAACATAAGGTAATGCTATCTTGGAATGAATTCAGCTCGCATTTATTGGAAACCATTCCTAAGGTTCACACAGTAGTAGTAAATACCAAAAGAGGTGATGAGAGTCTTGATTATGATGCATATTCGGATGGTGATAGAGTTATTGCAATCGGTGGGTTTTGCCTATCAAGAGGATTGACCTTAGAAGGGTTGCTTGTAAGCTACATTTATCGTAATTCTCTAGCTTATGATACTCTATTGCAGATGGGAAGATGGTTTGGATATCGAAATAGCTACATTGAGATTTTTAAAGTTTGGATGGCGGAAGATTCAATTGATTGGTACACTTTTATAACGGAAGCCACTCAAGATCTAGAGCGTCAGATTATTGAGATGCATAAAGATAAGAACAGAAAGCCTTCAGATTTTGGCCTTGCTGTTATGCAAATGCCAGATACAAAGCTCATCATTACTGCGTTGAGTAAGATGCAAAATACTTTGGTCGCCAAAAATCCACCGGAAGCCGTTTCTATCTCAGGAGAATTTTTCTCAACAGCCCGTCTTCCAAAAGACCCTATAAAGAATGAAAGAAACACCCTCCTTATTAAGAATTTCATTCGCGGCCTTAATGCACCTGTTAACAACGCAAGCGCTTTTAATGCATCTCATAATTGCCTTTGGCAGGGGATTAAGAAAGAAGCAGTTGTATCACTATTGAGAAAATTTTCTGCTGGAATTGTTAACCAAGGATTCAAATTATCAGAGCTCGCGTCATATATCGCAAACGATTATGAAGAGGCTTTCTGGGATGTTGCAGTAGTATCTCTTAAGAAAGATGAAAATGGAGCAATTGATGTAAAAACCAGTGGAGATATCAGTACTGTAAATCTTAGTTATCGTTCAGGAGTTGAGAATGGAGAGTACATATTCGTTAATGGACACCATGTAACAGTTATTTCTAGTGGCGATTTTAAAATAGGTCTGTCCTCTACTCAGATTCGGGATGTAAAGAAAGATATGAACGGCTATCTGTCTAATTCAGATAATAAAGCATATCTAGTATCAGAACGAAAACCTATCTTGTTGCTTTATCCTCTTAACATAGGCCGTCATCCTGCCAAAAATTTCAATTCGAATGAATTATTCATGGAAGGGAAACCCATCTGGGCCCTTACTGTAGGATTTCCGAAGATTAAGTGGGCAGAATCAATACAAGAAAAAAAATTTGAATATCGTTTGAATACTGTTGCTCAGGCACAGCTGCATGTGGAGGATGAAAGTGAGGTTTGA